The proteins below are encoded in one region of Micromonospora pisi:
- a CDS encoding TetR/AcrR family transcriptional regulator, with product MMLLVPEMDWRVPVVEQWLTEVRPRFAPGDRWLMCLSPLLYRCGEVSTNVAGRSMVRSDARRNRNRILAAAHEAFAEDGDASMNQIAQRAGVGPGTLYRNYPSREALILDIYQEEVEQLVGSVSESLTTQTPLEALRSWTSVLVDAMRKKHALGSALTPGIQKAVTEQTYGPVIAAITLLFDAGKADGSIRADAEPGDFLQLTGALWRAAEDRTQPMLALILDGLDAGRHR from the coding sequence ATGATGCTGCTGGTTCCAGAGATGGACTGGCGGGTGCCGGTCGTCGAACAGTGGCTGACAGAGGTTCGTCCAAGGTTTGCTCCAGGCGATCGTTGGTTGATGTGCCTCTCGCCGCTCCTCTATCGTTGTGGAGAGGTCTCCACTAACGTCGCAGGGAGAAGCATGGTTCGGTCAGACGCTCGCAGGAACCGCAACCGCATTCTGGCCGCCGCCCATGAGGCGTTCGCCGAGGACGGCGACGCATCGATGAATCAGATCGCACAGCGGGCCGGCGTCGGTCCGGGCACGCTCTATCGCAACTATCCGTCGCGCGAGGCGCTCATCCTGGACATCTACCAGGAGGAGGTCGAGCAGCTCGTCGGCTCGGTGTCCGAGTCACTGACCACGCAGACGCCGCTGGAGGCGCTGCGGAGCTGGACGAGCGTACTGGTCGACGCGATGCGCAAGAAGCACGCCCTGGGCTCCGCTCTCACCCCGGGCATCCAGAAGGCGGTCACCGAGCAGACCTACGGTCCGGTGATCGCCGCGATCACCCTGCTGTTCGATGCGGGTAAGGCGGACGGCAGCATCCGCGCCGACGCCGAGCCCGGTGACTTTTTGCAACTTACCGGCGCCCTCTGGAGGGCC
- a CDS encoding DUF397 domain-containing protein: MDLTGARWRKSTKSGNNGGACVEVADNLPGRVLVRDTKDRDGGTLTIAPDAWRAFVSFAKQS; the protein is encoded by the coding sequence ATGGACCTGACCGGCGCGCGGTGGCGCAAGAGCACGAAGAGCGGCAACAACGGCGGGGCGTGCGTGGAAGTGGCAGACAACCTTCCCGGGCGTGTACTGGTCCGTGACACCAAGGATCGCGACGGGGGGACCCTCACCATCGCCCCCGACGCGTGGCGGGCGTTCGTCAGCTTCGCCAAGCAGTCATAA
- a CDS encoding DUF5753 domain-containing protein, whose product MNHALVAAMAEAGETADSLAAQLGVDPKTAGRWVTPGRIPQPRRRVKIAEILKKDVGDLWPDVLKRKEPAWFRRWADIEREAVSLRWFELAWVPGLLQTEAYARATLAGETLTTTIVDQLVSARIQRQTVLRREQAPLFIAVIDELVLRRAPHNNRALMREQCARLAESAELPTVSVHVVPMSVGMYPGHGGPFILAELPDGGRAAHADSQAEAQILTQPEHVATLERRWERIRGEALSRSQSLDLLREAATSWT is encoded by the coding sequence ATGAACCATGCACTCGTCGCCGCAATGGCTGAGGCGGGCGAAACCGCCGACTCTCTCGCAGCTCAGCTAGGTGTCGACCCGAAGACAGCGGGGCGCTGGGTTACGCCCGGACGAATACCGCAGCCCAGACGGCGAGTGAAGATCGCGGAGATTTTGAAGAAGGACGTCGGTGACCTTTGGCCGGACGTCCTTAAGCGGAAGGAGCCCGCGTGGTTCCGACGGTGGGCGGACATCGAGCGCGAGGCCGTGTCGCTGCGCTGGTTCGAGCTGGCATGGGTGCCGGGCCTTCTCCAGACCGAGGCGTATGCGCGGGCAACGCTGGCGGGGGAGACGCTGACCACGACCATCGTCGACCAGCTTGTCTCGGCGCGAATCCAGCGGCAGACGGTCCTCCGCCGTGAGCAGGCGCCTTTGTTCATAGCGGTCATAGACGAGCTGGTCCTGCGTCGGGCGCCGCATAACAACCGCGCCCTGATGCGTGAGCAGTGCGCACGTCTGGCGGAATCCGCCGAACTTCCGACGGTGTCGGTGCACGTCGTACCGATGTCAGTTGGCATGTACCCGGGCCACGGCGGGCCGTTCATCCTCGCCGAGTTGCCCGACGGCGGGAGGGCCGCACATGCTGATAGCCAGGCAGAGGCACAGATCCTGACCCAACCGGAGCACGTTGCTACGCTTGAGCGACGGTGGGAACGCATCCGTGGGGAAGCCCTCTCACGGTCGCAGTCCCTAGACCTGCTCAGGGAAGCGGCAACTTCATGGACCTGA